CAACCCATTTTGGGGAAGGATGCTCAATGGCTGCTTTGGCGAACGGAACTCGCTCGAGTTTGTCCAAGGGAGTCCACCACTCAACAGGAGTACCTCCTAAGGCCCGAGCAATCAAACCAACAGGAACACCCGTCTCTTTGTGAAGCTTTCGACCAAAAAAGTAGGCCACAGCGGAGAATCTGGGTACACTATCCGGTGAAGTAGGGTTCCAGCCTTTCGCGGTGTTTAATCGCACTAAAGGATGATTGGCAGCAGCGACTTCGGCCTCTCCGTTTGTAGATTTTGAGAGGGTGAACTGCATATTCGATTGCCCGGCGCAAAGCCAAACCTCGCCTACCAGCACATCCCGTATGCTCACCTTCTCAGACTCGCTCGACACGGTCATCACCCGCGGTTTCGAAGAAGCTTTCATGGCATTTAGATTTACACGCCACTGGCCATCGGAATTAGCCTTGGATGTTCGCTTTTGATTACCAAAACGAAGATGAATCTCAGAACCAGGATCCGCCGATCCCCAGATGGGGAGCTCCATTCCCCGCTGCAGGACCATGTGATCGCTGAAGACAGGAGCGACTGAAAGCGAGGCAGGTGACAAAGAAGGTGCAGATATAAGTGTGACAGCCATACAGAGCA
This genomic stretch from Opitutia bacterium ISCC 52 harbors:
- a CDS encoding sialate O-acetylesterase; amino-acid sequence: MPKNSIFISLLCMAVTLISAPSLSPASLSVAPVFSDHMVLQRGMELPIWGSADPGSEIHLRFGNQKRTSKANSDGQWRVNLNAMKASSKPRVMTVSSESEKVSIRDVLVGEVWLCAGQSNMQFTLSKSTNGEAEVAAANHPLVRLNTAKGWNPTSPDSVPRFSAVAYFFGRKLHKETGVPVGLIARALGGTPVEWWTPLDKLERVPFAKAAIEHPSPKWVAYDQTVAEWKKVVDAEGRKLAGKKPEAPGSGEEQVLASIYAVGMPGSLYAQHFESMAGFGIRGAIWYQGERNSKAGVEASKAYRPLLANMITSWREEWGQGEFPFIAVQLPVFSKGGPGWAVIQESQAAAVSDVPNAGYIDIRDQPGDGLHPKNKKPIGERLAERALAEYIK